The following are encoded together in the Synchiropus splendidus isolate RoL2022-P1 chromosome 7, RoL_Sspl_1.0, whole genome shotgun sequence genome:
- the ogdha gene encoding oxoglutarate (alpha-ketoglutarate) dehydrogenase a (lipoamide) isoform X2 yields MHRLRTCAARLRPLTTSQVAQTIGQQRPVTAAPSSSTRTLQPIRCYTAPVASEPFLNGTSSNYVEEMYYAWLEDPKSVHKSWDVFFRNANAGAPPGSAYQSPLGLSAAPQLTSMVGAQPNVEKLVEDHLAVQSLIRAYQIRGHHVAQLDPLGIMDADLDSCVPTDIITSSDKLGFYGLVESDLDKVFRLPTTTFIGGSESALPLKEIIRRLEMAYCQHIGVEFMFINDLEQCQWIRQKFETPGVMQFDLEEKRTLLARMVRSTRFEEFLQKKWSAEKRFGLEGCESLIPALKTIIDKSSESGVEYVIMGMPHRGRLNVLANVIRKELEQIFCQFDSKLEAADEGSGDVKYHLGMYHRRINRVTDRNITLSLVANPSHLEAADPVVQGKTKAEQFYCGDNDGKRVMSILLHGDAAFAGQGIVYETFHLSDLPSYTTHGTVHVVVNNQIGFTTDPRMARSSPYPTDVARVVNAPIFHVNADDPEAVIYVCKVAAEWRATFHKDVVVDLVCYRRMGHNEMDEPMFTQPLMYKQIKKQKPVLQKYAEKLIADGSVTRQEYEEEIAKYDKICEEAHARSKDEKILHIKHWLDSPWPGFFTLDGQPKSMSCPSTGLTEENLNHIGQTASSVPVEDFTIHGGLSRILKGRAEMVRNRTVDWALGEYMAFGSLLQEGIHVRLSGQDVERGTFSHRHHVLHDQNVDKRTCIPMNHLSPDQAPYTVCNSSLSEYGVLGFELGFAMASPNALILWEAQFGDFHNTAQCIIDQFICPGQAKWVRQNGIVLLLPHGMEGMGPEHSSARPERFLQMCNDDPDVLPNITDDFAVRQLYDCNWIVVNCSSPGNYFHVLRRQILLPFRKPLIVFTPKSLLRHPEARSNFDEMLPGTHFQRLIPEAGLAAERPQEVKRLIFCTGKVYYELTKERKSRGMEGEVAVARIEQLSPFPFDQVKAESERFANADLVWCQEEHKNQGYYDYVKPRIRTTIQRAKPVWYAGRDPAAAPATGNKNTHLMELRRFLDTAFDLDAFKDQQ; encoded by the exons ATGCATCGTTTACGGACTTGTGCGGCGCGTTTGCGTCCACTCACCACCTCTCAGGTGGCTCAGACTATTGGTCAACAACGGCCAGTCACAGCTGCCCCTTCAAGCAGCACAAGGACGTTGCAGCCCATTAGGTGCTACACAGCACCGGTGGCCTCAGAGCCCTTCCTGAATGGCACCAGCTCCAACTATGTGGAGGAAATGTACTACGCCTGGCTGGAGGACCCCAAGAGTGTCCACAAG TCCTGGGACGTGTTCTTCCGCAACGCCAACGCCGGCGCCCCTCCAGGCTCTGCCTATCAATCCCCCCTGGGTCTGTCTGCTGCGCCCCAACTGACGTCCATGGTGGGAGCTCAGCCCAATGTAGAGAAGCTGGTGGAGGATCACCTGGCGGTCCAGTCCCTAATCCGAGCataccag ATCCGAGGGCACCACGTGGCCCAGTTGGACCCTCTCGGAATCATGGACGCAGATCTGGACTCATGTGTCCCCACTGACATAATCACCTCCTCGGACAAGCTGG GCTTCTATGGTCTGGTTGAGTCCGACCTGGACAAGGTGTTCCGCCTCCCCACCACGACCTTCATTGGTGGGTCGGAGAGCGCTCTGCCCCTCAAGGAGATTATCCGACGGCTGGAG atggCGTACTGCCAGCACATTGGGGTGGAGTTTATGTTCATCAATGATCTGGAGCAGTGTCAATGGATCCGACAGAAGTTTGAGACTCCAGGGGTGATGCAATTCGatctggaggagaagaggactCTACTGGCCCGCATGGTCCGCTCAACCAG GTTCGAGGAGTTCCTCCAGAAGAAGTGGTCTGCTGAGAAGCGCTTTGGTCTGGAGGGCTGCGAGTCTCTCATCCCTGCTCTGAAGACCATCATTGATAAATCGTCAGAGAGTGGCGTGGAGTACGTCATCATGGGCATGCCTCACAG gGGACGCCTGAACGTTCTGGCAAACGTTATCCGAAAAGAGCTGGAGCAGATCTTCTGTCAGTTTGACTCCAAACTTGAGGCTGCAGATGAG GGTTCTGGAGATGTTAAGTACCATCTGGGCATGTATCATCGGCGCATCAACCGCGTGACAGACCGGAACATCACGCTGTCCCTGGTGGCCAACCCATCTCACCTGGAGGCTGCCGACCCGGTGGTACAGGGCAAGACCAAGGCTGAGCAGTTCTACTGCGGGGATAACGATGGAAAGAGG gtcaTGTCCATCCTACTCCATGGAGACGCAGCCTTTGCTGGTCAAGGTATCGTCTACGAGACCTTTCACCTGTCGGACCTGCCGTCTTACACAACACATGGCACCGTGCATGTCGTGGTCAACAAccag ATCGGTTTCACCACCGACCCTCGTATGGCCCGGTCGTCTCCTTACCCCACCGATGTGGCTCGTGTTGTCAACGCTCCCATCTTTCACGTGAACGCAGATGACCCCGAGGCTGTCATCTATGTGTGCAAGGTGGCAGCAGAGTGGAGGGCCACTTTCCACAAGGATGTGGTGGTGGACCTG GTTTGTTACCGCAGGATGGGCCACAACGAGATGGATGAGCCGATGTTCACTCAGCCTCTGATGTACAAACAGATCAAGAAGCAGAAACCAGTTCTGCAGAAATACGCAGAGAAGCTGATTGCTGACGGAAGCGTCACTCGCCAGGAGTACGAG GAGGAGATTGCCAAGTATGACAAGATCTGTGAGGAGGCCCACGCTCGCTCCAAAGACGAGAAGATCCTACACATCAAACACTGGCTGGACTCCCCCTGGCCCG GTTTTTTCACCTTGGATGGACAACCCAAGTCCATGAGCTGCCCCTCCACTGGACTGACAGAGGAGAACCTGAACCACATTGGGCAGACAGCCTCGTCTGTCCCAGTGGAGGACTTCACCATCCATGGAG GTCTCAGTCGCATCCTTAAGGGCAGAGCAGAGATGGTACGCAACCGGACTGTGGACTGGGCTCTTGGGGAGTACATGGCCTTTGGATCTTTGCTGCAGGAGGGCATCCATGTCCGCCTGTCAGGTCAGGATGTGGAGAGAGGAACCTTCAG TCACCGCCACCACGTCCTTCATGATCAGAATGTGGACAAGCGGACCTGTATTCCCATGAACCACCTGTCACCTGACCAGGCGCCGTACACCGTCTGCAACAGCTCGCTGTCCGAGTATGGCGTCCTGG GGTTCGAGTTGGGCTTCGCCATGGCGAGTCCAAATGCCCTGATTCTGTGGGAGGCCCAGTTCGGAGACTTCCACAACACGGCGCAGTGTATTATCGACCAGTTCATCTGCCCAGGTCAGGCTAAGTGGGTTAGACAGAAcggcattgtgctgctgctgccccatGGCATGGAGGGCATG GGCCCAGAACATTCTTCTGCTCGTCCCGAAAGGTTCCTGCAGATGTGCAACGACGACCCGGATGTGCTGCCG AACATCACGGATGACTTTGCGGTGCGTCAACTTTATGACTGCAACTGGATCGTGGTCAACTGTTCCAGCCCTGGGAACTACTTCCATGTGCTCAGGAGGCAGATCCTGCTGCCCTTCAGGAAGCCc CTCATCGTCTTCACTCCAAAATCTCTGCTGCGCCACCCTGAGGCCAGATCCAATTTTGACGAGATGCTGCCAG GGACTCACTTCCAGAGGCTGATCCCAGAGGCGGGCCTAGCGGCCGAGCGTCCACAGGAGGTCAAGCGCCTGATCTTCTGTACTGGCAAAGTCTATTACGAGCTGACCAAAGAGAGGAAGAGCCGGGGGATGGAGGGAGAGGTTGCAGTTGCCCGCATcgagcag CTGTCTCCGTTCCCTTTCGACCAAGTGAAGGCGGAGTCAGAGCGCTTTGCCAATGCTGACCTGGTCTGGTGTCAGGAAGAGCACAAGAACCAGGGCTACTACGACTACGTGAAGCCTCGGATCAGAACCACCATTCAGAGAGCCAAGCCCGTCTG GTATGCTGGCAGAGACCCGGCAGCTGCTCCGGCCACAGGGAACAAGAACACGCACCTGATGGAGCTGCGGCGCTTTCTGGACACGGCCTTTGACCTGGATGCGTTTAAAGACCAGCAGTAG
- the ogdha gene encoding oxoglutarate (alpha-ketoglutarate) dehydrogenase a (lipoamide) isoform X1, translated as MHRLRTCAARLRPLTTSQVAQTIGQQRPVTAAPSSSTRTLQPIRCYTAPVASEPFLNGTSSNYVEEMYYAWLEDPKSVHKSWDVFFRNANAGAPPGSAYQSPLGLSAAPQLTSMVGAQPNVEKLVEDHLAVQSLIRAYQIRGHHVAQLDPLGIMDADLDSCVPTDIITSSDKLDLPGFKERLRVLTVGGFYGLVESDLDKVFRLPTTTFIGGSESALPLKEIIRRLEMAYCQHIGVEFMFINDLEQCQWIRQKFETPGVMQFDLEEKRTLLARMVRSTRFEEFLQKKWSAEKRFGLEGCESLIPALKTIIDKSSESGVEYVIMGMPHRGRLNVLANVIRKELEQIFCQFDSKLEAADEGSGDVKYHLGMYHRRINRVTDRNITLSLVANPSHLEAADPVVQGKTKAEQFYCGDNDGKRVMSILLHGDAAFAGQGIVYETFHLSDLPSYTTHGTVHVVVNNQIGFTTDPRMARSSPYPTDVARVVNAPIFHVNADDPEAVIYVCKVAAEWRATFHKDVVVDLVCYRRMGHNEMDEPMFTQPLMYKQIKKQKPVLQKYAEKLIADGSVTRQEYEEEIAKYDKICEEAHARSKDEKILHIKHWLDSPWPGFFTLDGQPKSMSCPSTGLTEENLNHIGQTASSVPVEDFTIHGGLSRILKGRAEMVRNRTVDWALGEYMAFGSLLQEGIHVRLSGQDVERGTFSHRHHVLHDQNVDKRTCIPMNHLSPDQAPYTVCNSSLSEYGVLGFELGFAMASPNALILWEAQFGDFHNTAQCIIDQFICPGQAKWVRQNGIVLLLPHGMEGMGPEHSSARPERFLQMCNDDPDVLPNITDDFAVRQLYDCNWIVVNCSSPGNYFHVLRRQILLPFRKPLIVFTPKSLLRHPEARSNFDEMLPGTHFQRLIPEAGLAAERPQEVKRLIFCTGKVYYELTKERKSRGMEGEVAVARIEQLSPFPFDQVKAESERFANADLVWCQEEHKNQGYYDYVKPRIRTTIQRAKPVWYAGRDPAAAPATGNKNTHLMELRRFLDTAFDLDAFKDQQ; from the exons ATGCATCGTTTACGGACTTGTGCGGCGCGTTTGCGTCCACTCACCACCTCTCAGGTGGCTCAGACTATTGGTCAACAACGGCCAGTCACAGCTGCCCCTTCAAGCAGCACAAGGACGTTGCAGCCCATTAGGTGCTACACAGCACCGGTGGCCTCAGAGCCCTTCCTGAATGGCACCAGCTCCAACTATGTGGAGGAAATGTACTACGCCTGGCTGGAGGACCCCAAGAGTGTCCACAAG TCCTGGGACGTGTTCTTCCGCAACGCCAACGCCGGCGCCCCTCCAGGCTCTGCCTATCAATCCCCCCTGGGTCTGTCTGCTGCGCCCCAACTGACGTCCATGGTGGGAGCTCAGCCCAATGTAGAGAAGCTGGTGGAGGATCACCTGGCGGTCCAGTCCCTAATCCGAGCataccag ATCCGAGGGCACCACGTGGCCCAGTTGGACCCTCTCGGAATCATGGACGCAGATCTGGACTCATGTGTCCCCACTGACATAATCACCTCCTCGGACAAGCTGG ACCTGCCTGGGTTCAAGGAGAGACTCCGTGTCCTCACTGTGGGAG GCTTCTATGGTCTGGTTGAGTCCGACCTGGACAAGGTGTTCCGCCTCCCCACCACGACCTTCATTGGTGGGTCGGAGAGCGCTCTGCCCCTCAAGGAGATTATCCGACGGCTGGAG atggCGTACTGCCAGCACATTGGGGTGGAGTTTATGTTCATCAATGATCTGGAGCAGTGTCAATGGATCCGACAGAAGTTTGAGACTCCAGGGGTGATGCAATTCGatctggaggagaagaggactCTACTGGCCCGCATGGTCCGCTCAACCAG GTTCGAGGAGTTCCTCCAGAAGAAGTGGTCTGCTGAGAAGCGCTTTGGTCTGGAGGGCTGCGAGTCTCTCATCCCTGCTCTGAAGACCATCATTGATAAATCGTCAGAGAGTGGCGTGGAGTACGTCATCATGGGCATGCCTCACAG gGGACGCCTGAACGTTCTGGCAAACGTTATCCGAAAAGAGCTGGAGCAGATCTTCTGTCAGTTTGACTCCAAACTTGAGGCTGCAGATGAG GGTTCTGGAGATGTTAAGTACCATCTGGGCATGTATCATCGGCGCATCAACCGCGTGACAGACCGGAACATCACGCTGTCCCTGGTGGCCAACCCATCTCACCTGGAGGCTGCCGACCCGGTGGTACAGGGCAAGACCAAGGCTGAGCAGTTCTACTGCGGGGATAACGATGGAAAGAGG gtcaTGTCCATCCTACTCCATGGAGACGCAGCCTTTGCTGGTCAAGGTATCGTCTACGAGACCTTTCACCTGTCGGACCTGCCGTCTTACACAACACATGGCACCGTGCATGTCGTGGTCAACAAccag ATCGGTTTCACCACCGACCCTCGTATGGCCCGGTCGTCTCCTTACCCCACCGATGTGGCTCGTGTTGTCAACGCTCCCATCTTTCACGTGAACGCAGATGACCCCGAGGCTGTCATCTATGTGTGCAAGGTGGCAGCAGAGTGGAGGGCCACTTTCCACAAGGATGTGGTGGTGGACCTG GTTTGTTACCGCAGGATGGGCCACAACGAGATGGATGAGCCGATGTTCACTCAGCCTCTGATGTACAAACAGATCAAGAAGCAGAAACCAGTTCTGCAGAAATACGCAGAGAAGCTGATTGCTGACGGAAGCGTCACTCGCCAGGAGTACGAG GAGGAGATTGCCAAGTATGACAAGATCTGTGAGGAGGCCCACGCTCGCTCCAAAGACGAGAAGATCCTACACATCAAACACTGGCTGGACTCCCCCTGGCCCG GTTTTTTCACCTTGGATGGACAACCCAAGTCCATGAGCTGCCCCTCCACTGGACTGACAGAGGAGAACCTGAACCACATTGGGCAGACAGCCTCGTCTGTCCCAGTGGAGGACTTCACCATCCATGGAG GTCTCAGTCGCATCCTTAAGGGCAGAGCAGAGATGGTACGCAACCGGACTGTGGACTGGGCTCTTGGGGAGTACATGGCCTTTGGATCTTTGCTGCAGGAGGGCATCCATGTCCGCCTGTCAGGTCAGGATGTGGAGAGAGGAACCTTCAG TCACCGCCACCACGTCCTTCATGATCAGAATGTGGACAAGCGGACCTGTATTCCCATGAACCACCTGTCACCTGACCAGGCGCCGTACACCGTCTGCAACAGCTCGCTGTCCGAGTATGGCGTCCTGG GGTTCGAGTTGGGCTTCGCCATGGCGAGTCCAAATGCCCTGATTCTGTGGGAGGCCCAGTTCGGAGACTTCCACAACACGGCGCAGTGTATTATCGACCAGTTCATCTGCCCAGGTCAGGCTAAGTGGGTTAGACAGAAcggcattgtgctgctgctgccccatGGCATGGAGGGCATG GGCCCAGAACATTCTTCTGCTCGTCCCGAAAGGTTCCTGCAGATGTGCAACGACGACCCGGATGTGCTGCCG AACATCACGGATGACTTTGCGGTGCGTCAACTTTATGACTGCAACTGGATCGTGGTCAACTGTTCCAGCCCTGGGAACTACTTCCATGTGCTCAGGAGGCAGATCCTGCTGCCCTTCAGGAAGCCc CTCATCGTCTTCACTCCAAAATCTCTGCTGCGCCACCCTGAGGCCAGATCCAATTTTGACGAGATGCTGCCAG GGACTCACTTCCAGAGGCTGATCCCAGAGGCGGGCCTAGCGGCCGAGCGTCCACAGGAGGTCAAGCGCCTGATCTTCTGTACTGGCAAAGTCTATTACGAGCTGACCAAAGAGAGGAAGAGCCGGGGGATGGAGGGAGAGGTTGCAGTTGCCCGCATcgagcag CTGTCTCCGTTCCCTTTCGACCAAGTGAAGGCGGAGTCAGAGCGCTTTGCCAATGCTGACCTGGTCTGGTGTCAGGAAGAGCACAAGAACCAGGGCTACTACGACTACGTGAAGCCTCGGATCAGAACCACCATTCAGAGAGCCAAGCCCGTCTG GTATGCTGGCAGAGACCCGGCAGCTGCTCCGGCCACAGGGAACAAGAACACGCACCTGATGGAGCTGCGGCGCTTTCTGGACACGGCCTTTGACCTGGATGCGTTTAAAGACCAGCAGTAG
- the ogdha gene encoding oxoglutarate (alpha-ketoglutarate) dehydrogenase a (lipoamide) isoform X3, whose translation MHRLRTCAARLRPLTTSQVAQTIGQQRPVTAAPSSSTRTLQPIRCYTAPVASEPFLNGTSSNYVEEMYYAWLEDPKSVHKSWDVFFRNANAGAPPGSAYQSPLGLSAAPQLTSMVGAQPNVEKLVEDHLAVQSLIRAYQVMGHHNAGLDPLGISCVNFDDAPVSSGFQDVGFYGLVESDLDKVFRLPTTTFIGGSESALPLKEIIRRLEMAYCQHIGVEFMFINDLEQCQWIRQKFETPGVMQFDLEEKRTLLARMVRSTRFEEFLQKKWSAEKRFGLEGCESLIPALKTIIDKSSESGVEYVIMGMPHRGRLNVLANVIRKELEQIFCQFDSKLEAADEGSGDVKYHLGMYHRRINRVTDRNITLSLVANPSHLEAADPVVQGKTKAEQFYCGDNDGKRVMSILLHGDAAFAGQGIVYETFHLSDLPSYTTHGTVHVVVNNQIGFTTDPRMARSSPYPTDVARVVNAPIFHVNADDPEAVIYVCKVAAEWRATFHKDVVVDLVCYRRMGHNEMDEPMFTQPLMYKQIKKQKPVLQKYAEKLIADGSVTRQEYEEEIAKYDKICEEAHARSKDEKILHIKHWLDSPWPGFFTLDGQPKSMSCPSTGLTEENLNHIGQTASSVPVEDFTIHGGLSRILKGRAEMVRNRTVDWALGEYMAFGSLLQEGIHVRLSGQDVERGTFSHRHHVLHDQNVDKRTCIPMNHLSPDQAPYTVCNSSLSEYGVLGFELGFAMASPNALILWEAQFGDFHNTAQCIIDQFICPGQAKWVRQNGIVLLLPHGMEGMGPEHSSARPERFLQMCNDDPDVLPNITDDFAVRQLYDCNWIVVNCSSPGNYFHVLRRQILLPFRKPLIVFTPKSLLRHPEARSNFDEMLPGTHFQRLIPEAGLAAERPQEVKRLIFCTGKVYYELTKERKSRGMEGEVAVARIEQLSPFPFDQVKAESERFANADLVWCQEEHKNQGYYDYVKPRIRTTIQRAKPVWYAGRDPAAAPATGNKNTHLMELRRFLDTAFDLDAFKDQQ comes from the exons ATGCATCGTTTACGGACTTGTGCGGCGCGTTTGCGTCCACTCACCACCTCTCAGGTGGCTCAGACTATTGGTCAACAACGGCCAGTCACAGCTGCCCCTTCAAGCAGCACAAGGACGTTGCAGCCCATTAGGTGCTACACAGCACCGGTGGCCTCAGAGCCCTTCCTGAATGGCACCAGCTCCAACTATGTGGAGGAAATGTACTACGCCTGGCTGGAGGACCCCAAGAGTGTCCACAAG TCCTGGGACGTGTTCTTCCGCAACGCCAACGCCGGCGCCCCTCCAGGCTCTGCCTATCAATCCCCCCTGGGTCTGTCTGCTGCGCCCCAACTGACGTCCATGGTGGGAGCTCAGCCCAATGTAGAGAAGCTGGTGGAGGATCACCTGGCGGTCCAGTCCCTAATCCGAGCataccag GTGATGGGTCATCACAACGCAGGTCTGGACCCTCTGGGAATCAGCTGTGTGAACTTTGATGATGCTCCAGTCAGTTCTGGATTCCAGGACGTCG GCTTCTATGGTCTGGTTGAGTCCGACCTGGACAAGGTGTTCCGCCTCCCCACCACGACCTTCATTGGTGGGTCGGAGAGCGCTCTGCCCCTCAAGGAGATTATCCGACGGCTGGAG atggCGTACTGCCAGCACATTGGGGTGGAGTTTATGTTCATCAATGATCTGGAGCAGTGTCAATGGATCCGACAGAAGTTTGAGACTCCAGGGGTGATGCAATTCGatctggaggagaagaggactCTACTGGCCCGCATGGTCCGCTCAACCAG GTTCGAGGAGTTCCTCCAGAAGAAGTGGTCTGCTGAGAAGCGCTTTGGTCTGGAGGGCTGCGAGTCTCTCATCCCTGCTCTGAAGACCATCATTGATAAATCGTCAGAGAGTGGCGTGGAGTACGTCATCATGGGCATGCCTCACAG gGGACGCCTGAACGTTCTGGCAAACGTTATCCGAAAAGAGCTGGAGCAGATCTTCTGTCAGTTTGACTCCAAACTTGAGGCTGCAGATGAG GGTTCTGGAGATGTTAAGTACCATCTGGGCATGTATCATCGGCGCATCAACCGCGTGACAGACCGGAACATCACGCTGTCCCTGGTGGCCAACCCATCTCACCTGGAGGCTGCCGACCCGGTGGTACAGGGCAAGACCAAGGCTGAGCAGTTCTACTGCGGGGATAACGATGGAAAGAGG gtcaTGTCCATCCTACTCCATGGAGACGCAGCCTTTGCTGGTCAAGGTATCGTCTACGAGACCTTTCACCTGTCGGACCTGCCGTCTTACACAACACATGGCACCGTGCATGTCGTGGTCAACAAccag ATCGGTTTCACCACCGACCCTCGTATGGCCCGGTCGTCTCCTTACCCCACCGATGTGGCTCGTGTTGTCAACGCTCCCATCTTTCACGTGAACGCAGATGACCCCGAGGCTGTCATCTATGTGTGCAAGGTGGCAGCAGAGTGGAGGGCCACTTTCCACAAGGATGTGGTGGTGGACCTG GTTTGTTACCGCAGGATGGGCCACAACGAGATGGATGAGCCGATGTTCACTCAGCCTCTGATGTACAAACAGATCAAGAAGCAGAAACCAGTTCTGCAGAAATACGCAGAGAAGCTGATTGCTGACGGAAGCGTCACTCGCCAGGAGTACGAG GAGGAGATTGCCAAGTATGACAAGATCTGTGAGGAGGCCCACGCTCGCTCCAAAGACGAGAAGATCCTACACATCAAACACTGGCTGGACTCCCCCTGGCCCG GTTTTTTCACCTTGGATGGACAACCCAAGTCCATGAGCTGCCCCTCCACTGGACTGACAGAGGAGAACCTGAACCACATTGGGCAGACAGCCTCGTCTGTCCCAGTGGAGGACTTCACCATCCATGGAG GTCTCAGTCGCATCCTTAAGGGCAGAGCAGAGATGGTACGCAACCGGACTGTGGACTGGGCTCTTGGGGAGTACATGGCCTTTGGATCTTTGCTGCAGGAGGGCATCCATGTCCGCCTGTCAGGTCAGGATGTGGAGAGAGGAACCTTCAG TCACCGCCACCACGTCCTTCATGATCAGAATGTGGACAAGCGGACCTGTATTCCCATGAACCACCTGTCACCTGACCAGGCGCCGTACACCGTCTGCAACAGCTCGCTGTCCGAGTATGGCGTCCTGG GGTTCGAGTTGGGCTTCGCCATGGCGAGTCCAAATGCCCTGATTCTGTGGGAGGCCCAGTTCGGAGACTTCCACAACACGGCGCAGTGTATTATCGACCAGTTCATCTGCCCAGGTCAGGCTAAGTGGGTTAGACAGAAcggcattgtgctgctgctgccccatGGCATGGAGGGCATG GGCCCAGAACATTCTTCTGCTCGTCCCGAAAGGTTCCTGCAGATGTGCAACGACGACCCGGATGTGCTGCCG AACATCACGGATGACTTTGCGGTGCGTCAACTTTATGACTGCAACTGGATCGTGGTCAACTGTTCCAGCCCTGGGAACTACTTCCATGTGCTCAGGAGGCAGATCCTGCTGCCCTTCAGGAAGCCc CTCATCGTCTTCACTCCAAAATCTCTGCTGCGCCACCCTGAGGCCAGATCCAATTTTGACGAGATGCTGCCAG GGACTCACTTCCAGAGGCTGATCCCAGAGGCGGGCCTAGCGGCCGAGCGTCCACAGGAGGTCAAGCGCCTGATCTTCTGTACTGGCAAAGTCTATTACGAGCTGACCAAAGAGAGGAAGAGCCGGGGGATGGAGGGAGAGGTTGCAGTTGCCCGCATcgagcag CTGTCTCCGTTCCCTTTCGACCAAGTGAAGGCGGAGTCAGAGCGCTTTGCCAATGCTGACCTGGTCTGGTGTCAGGAAGAGCACAAGAACCAGGGCTACTACGACTACGTGAAGCCTCGGATCAGAACCACCATTCAGAGAGCCAAGCCCGTCTG GTATGCTGGCAGAGACCCGGCAGCTGCTCCGGCCACAGGGAACAAGAACACGCACCTGATGGAGCTGCGGCGCTTTCTGGACACGGCCTTTGACCTGGATGCGTTTAAAGACCAGCAGTAG